A stretch of DNA from Promicromonospora sukumoe:
GCGTACAACCCCCTGTTCATCTACGGGGACTCGGGGCTGGGCAAGACCCACCTGCTGCACGCCATCGGGCACTACGTCCACAACCTGTACCCACACATCCGGGTGCGGTACGTGAACTCCGAGGAGTTCACCAACGACTTCATCAACAGCATCGGCGAGGGCAAGGCCGGCGCCTTCCAGCGCCGCTACCGCGACGTCGACGTGCTCCTCATCGACGACATCCAGTTCCTGCAGGGCAAGGAACAGACGATGGAGGAGTTCTTCCACACCTTCAACGCGCTGCACAACGCGAACAAGCAGGTCGTGATCACGTCCGACGTCCCGCCCAAGCAGCTCAACGGGTTCGAGGACCGGCTGCGGTCGCGCTTCGAGTGGGGCCTGATCACCGACGTCCAGCCCCCCGACCTCGAGACCCGTATCGCCATCATGCGGAAGAAGGCCGCCAGCGAGCACCTCGACGTGCCCGCCGACGTCCTCTCCTACATCGGCTCCCGGATCTCGACGAACATCCGCGAGCTCGAGGGCGCGCTCATCCGGGTCACCGCGTTCGCCAACCTGAACCGGCAGCAGGTGGACCTGGCGTTGGCCGAGATCGTCCTCAAGGACCTCATCACGGACGACGACGACAGCGCGGAGATCACGCCCGCCGTCGTGATCGCCCAGACGGCCGCCTACTTCGGGCTCACGATCGACGACCTGTGCGGCTCGTCACGGTCCCGCGTGCTCGTCACCGCCCGGCAGATCGCCATGTACCTGTGCCGCGAGCTCACCGACCTGTCGCTGCCGAAGATCGGCCAGCAGTTCGGCGGGCGTGACCACACCACGGTCATGCACGCGAACAAGAAGATCGCCGGCCAGATGGCCGAACGCCGCTCGACCTACAACCAGGTCACCGAGCTCACGAGCCGGATCAAGCAGCAGCAGCGCGGCTGAGGCCCGCTCCCCCTGCTCCGCACGAACCCCTCTTCCACCGGGCTTCGTGCTGCCCAAAAATCCGGCATAGAGCCTCGATCCACACTTTTCCCCACCCCTGTGCACAACCGAACCGGTGCACGGGGGTGTTGCGTATACGCACCTCCACAGGTCTATCCACACGCGGAACGGCGGAATCCGGGGACTCTGGTTCGCTCGTCCCCAGCACTGTGGACACACCCTGTGCAGAACTTGGTCCGCGACGCTGACCTGCCGATACACACCTGGGGACAAGCCTGTGGACGGGTGTGGACAACCGCCTGTTTTCTGTGGGCGGAGGGACCCGAATCGGTGGACAGCCTGTGTGCAAAAACTGGCCGTCCACAGGGGTCCGTAGTTCATGCACAGATCGACCCACAGTTCCTCCACAGGAGGAAATGCCGTCTGACCTGCGGAAAGACACGATTTCCCCAGTTTCCACAACACCGACTACTACTACGACAGTTATCTCTAAGGGGGAATCCACACGCCTTCATAAGCCGGTCGAGCGCTTCGGGCGCCGTTCGAACACTAGTACGAGAGCAGTGAAGAAGTCCATCCACAGCGCTCCTCTGTCGAGTGCCGCGAGGTCCTCAACTCGCGTAGGGTTTCCCTCGACAGCCCAGGAACAAGAGGAGATGCAACGGCATGAAGTTCAGGGTCGAGCGCGACGTCCTCGCCGATGCCGTGACATGGACCGCTCGCACGCTCCCCACGCGTCCCCCGGCTCCCGTGCTCGCCGGTGTGCGCATCGAGGCGGACGCACAGGGCGTGATCAACCTCGCGAGCTTTGACTACGAGACGTCGGCACGCTCCGAGATCCCGGCCGAGGTCGCGGAGCCGGGCACCGTGCTGGTCTCCGGCCGTCTCCTCGCGGAGATCTCCCGGGCGCTCCCCAACAAGCCGGTGGACGTCGTCCTCGAGGGCAGCAAGGTCATCGTCACCTGCGGCGCCAGCCGGTTCACACTCCTCACCATGCCTGTGGACGAGTACCCCGCGCTGCCGGGGCTCCCCGACGTCAGCGGCACCGTCTCGGGCGACGCGTTCACCCACGCCGTCGCACAGGTCACCGTCGCCGCGAGCCGCGACGACACGCTCCCCCTGCTGACCGGCGTCCGCGTCGAGATCGAGGGCGAGCGCATCACGCTCCTGTCCACGGACCGCTACCGACTCGCGCTGCGCGAGCTGACGTGGACCCCGGCGACCCCGGGCTTCTCCGCCGTCGCGCTCGTCCGGGCACGCACGCTCAACGACGTCGCCAAGTCGCTCGGCTCGGGCGGCGGCCTCGTGAACGTCGGTCTGTCCACAGGCCAGGGCCTCGACCTCGTGGGTTTCGAGGCCGGCGGTCGACAGACCACGTCCCAGCTCGTCGACGGCGACTACCCCGCCGTCCGCCGGCTGTTCCCCGACAGCACCCCCATCCACGCCGTGGTCGCCACCGCGCCGCTGATCGAGGCGGCGAAGCGTGTGAGCCTGGTGGCGGAGCGCAACACGCCCATCCGGCTCTCGTTCAGCGAGGGTCAGGTCGTGCTGGACGCCGGCCAGGGCGACGACGCACAGGCGTCCGAGGCCCTGGAGGCGGTCCTGGTCGGTGAGGACATCGCGGTCGCGTTCAACCCGCAGTTCCTCCTCGACGGGCTCGGCGCCCTGGGGACGGACTTCGTCCGCCTGTCCTTCACGCACCCGAACAAGCCGGTCGAGTTCACCGGTCAGGGCAGCCTGGACGGCGAGGACGACTCCGCGTACCGGTACCTGCTGGTCCCGATCCGCTTCACCGGCTGACGGCCCGCCGCTCCCCCTCTCGCGGCGGGAGCGGCTCCATGCATCCAGAGCAACGTCAGCCCGCACCAAGGACGGCCGCCACGAGCGACCCCGTCGAACGACCCAGGAGGATTTCACGCACATGGTTACCCACATCGGTCTGGTCGGCCTGGGGAAGATGGGCAACAACATGCGGGCCCGTCTGCGCAAGGGCGGCATCGAGGTCACCGGGTTCGACCCGCGGCCGGAGGTGTCCGACGTCGCGACGCTCGCCGACCTGGCCGCCGCGCTCCCCGAGGAGAAGCGGGTCGTCTGGGTGATGGTCCCCGCGGGTGAGCCCACCCGTGGCGTGCTCGACCAGCTGGGCGAGATCCTGTCCGAGGGCGACATCGTCATCGAGGGCGGCAACTCGCACTACGTCGAGGACCAGGAGCGGGCCGCGGAGCTCGCGAAGAACGGGATCGGCTACCTCGACGTCGGCGTGAGCGGCGGCGTCTGGGGCCTGGAGAACGGGTACGGCCTGATGGTCGGCGGCTCGGCCGCGGACGTGGAGAGCGTGCTCCCGGTCTTCGACGCGCTGCGCCCCGAGGGACCGCGCGAGGAGGGCTTCGTGCACGCCGGCGGCGTCGGCGCCGGCCACTACGCCAAGATGGTCCACAACGGCATCGAGTACGGCCTCATGCAGGCATACGCCGAGGGCTACGAGCTCCTCGCGGCCAAGTCCGACCTGATCGACGACGTGCACGGCACGGTGCGGGCCTGGAGCCGCGGCACCGTCGTCCGCTCGTGGCTGCTGGACCTCATGGTCAAGGCGCTGGAGGAGGACCCGAAGCTCGCGCTGCTGGACGACTGGGTCGACGACTCCGGCGAGGGCCGCTGGACCGTGGACGAGGGCATCGACCTCGCCGTGCCGCTCCCCGTGATCTCCGCCGCGCTGTTCGCGCGGTTCGCGTCCCGCCAGGAGCAGTCGCCGGCGATGAAGGCCGTCGCCGCGCTCCGCCAGCAGTTCGGCGGCCACGCGGTCAAGTCGGCGGAGTAGCGGCCGGGACGTACGATCTCCTATCGATGTACGTCTCCCACCTCTCCCTGCTGGACTTCCGGTCGTACGCGTCGGCCGACGTGGAGCTCGAGCCCGGGGTCAACGCCTTCGTAGGGCGCAACGGCCGGGGCAAGACCAACCTCGTCGAGGCGATCGGCTACGTCGCGACCCTTGGCTCGCACCGCGTCGCGACGGACGCACCCCTGGTGCGTTCGGGCGCGGAGCGGGCGGTGGTGCGGACGCGGATCGTCCGGGGCGACCGGGCGAGCACGGTCGAGCTGGAGATCACCCAGGGCAAGGCGAACCGCGCACGGATCAACCGGGGCCAGCCCGTACGGGCGAGGGACGTGCTGGGGGTCCTGAGGACGGTCCTGTTCGCCCCCGAAGACCTCGCCCTGGTGAAGGGCGACCCGGACGGCCGACGGCGCTTCATGGACCAGCTGCTGGTCCTGATGATGCCGAGGGTGTCCGCCGTGCTCTCCGACTACGAGCGGGTCCTGCGTCAGCGGTCCGCGCTCCTCAAGTCGGCGCGGTCCGCACGGCGGTCCGGCGGGTCGGCGCGGTCCGAGAGCTCGGCCGCGGCGGAGCTGGCGACGCTCGACGTCTGGGACGCCAAGCTGGCCGAGCTGGGCGCGGAGATCCTGTCGTTGCGCGTTCAGCTGGTGCACGCGCTGCGGCCCGCGGTCGCCGCGGCGTACGAGCAGGTGAGTGATGCCGACGGCGACGCGGAGATCGCCTACCGGTCGTCGCTGCCGGCGCTCTCGACCGACAATCCACCGGAGTTGTCCACAGGCTCTGGGGATAACTTTTCGGACGTCGGAAGCCTCCGTGACCTGCTGCTCGAGGCACTCGTCGCGGCCCGGCCGCAGGAGCTCGAGCGCGGGGTCAGCCTGGTCGGACCGCACCGCGACGACCTCGTCCTGACCCTCGGCGGACTGCCCGCGAAGGGGTACGCGAGCCATGGCGAATCGTGGTCGTTCGCCCTGGCGCTACGTCTCGCATCGTTCCGTCTGCTGGGCGGAGATCCGCAGAATTCGGCGGATTCACCCACTTTCTGGGACCCCGATCTCGGCACCGACGCGGACCCTGTCCTCATCCTCGACGACGTGTTCGCGGAGCTCGACGTGCGGCGCCGGCAACGGCTCGCGGACCTGGTGCTCCCGGCCCGTCAGGTGCTCGTGACGGCGGCCGTGCCGGAGGACATCCCGGCGGCTCTCGACGGCGTACGGTTTCACGTGGAACCCGGGACGGTGACCCGT
This window harbors:
- the dnaA gene encoding chromosomal replication initiator protein DnaA, with translation MANPDENIGDVWAQTLTALEARPDMSPRQLAFIRLAKPMAVLDDMVFIAVPHEQTRTYLETAVRDDLVSAMSSVLGRDVRFGITVDPELSSSTLAGPSQISGPAALSLSLEQEPPEPEQAQMPIAPQPAPKPSAEPTRLNPKYIFETFVIGSSNRFAHAAAVAVAEAPAKAYNPLFIYGDSGLGKTHLLHAIGHYVHNLYPHIRVRYVNSEEFTNDFINSIGEGKAGAFQRRYRDVDVLLIDDIQFLQGKEQTMEEFFHTFNALHNANKQVVITSDVPPKQLNGFEDRLRSRFEWGLITDVQPPDLETRIAIMRKKAASEHLDVPADVLSYIGSRISTNIRELEGALIRVTAFANLNRQQVDLALAEIVLKDLITDDDDSAEITPAVVIAQTAAYFGLTIDDLCGSSRSRVLVTARQIAMYLCRELTDLSLPKIGQQFGGRDHTTVMHANKKIAGQMAERRSTYNQVTELTSRIKQQQRG
- the dnaN gene encoding DNA polymerase III subunit beta — protein: MKFRVERDVLADAVTWTARTLPTRPPAPVLAGVRIEADAQGVINLASFDYETSARSEIPAEVAEPGTVLVSGRLLAEISRALPNKPVDVVLEGSKVIVTCGASRFTLLTMPVDEYPALPGLPDVSGTVSGDAFTHAVAQVTVAASRDDTLPLLTGVRVEIEGERITLLSTDRYRLALRELTWTPATPGFSAVALVRARTLNDVAKSLGSGGGLVNVGLSTGQGLDLVGFEAGGRQTTSQLVDGDYPAVRRLFPDSTPIHAVVATAPLIEAAKRVSLVAERNTPIRLSFSEGQVVLDAGQGDDAQASEALEAVLVGEDIAVAFNPQFLLDGLGALGTDFVRLSFTHPNKPVEFTGQGSLDGEDDSAYRYLLVPIRFTG
- the recF gene encoding DNA replication/repair protein RecF (All proteins in this family for which functions are known are DNA-binding proteins that assist the filamentation of RecA onto DNA for the initiation of recombination or recombinational repair.), which gives rise to MYVSHLSLLDFRSYASADVELEPGVNAFVGRNGRGKTNLVEAIGYVATLGSHRVATDAPLVRSGAERAVVRTRIVRGDRASTVELEITQGKANRARINRGQPVRARDVLGVLRTVLFAPEDLALVKGDPDGRRRFMDQLLVLMMPRVSAVLSDYERVLRQRSALLKSARSARRSGGSARSESSAAAELATLDVWDAKLAELGAEILSLRVQLVHALRPAVAAAYEQVSDADGDAEIAYRSSLPALSTDNPPELSTGSGDNFSDVGSLRDLLLEALVAARPQELERGVSLVGPHRDDLVLTLGGLPAKGYASHGESWSFALALRLASFRLLGGDPQNSADSPTFWDPDLGTDADPVLILDDVFAELDVRRRQRLADLVLPARQVLVTAAVPEDIPAALDGVRFHVEPGTVTRD